In Streptomyces sp. NBC_01381, a genomic segment contains:
- a CDS encoding 6-phospho-beta-glucosidase gives MKLAVVGGGSTYTPELIDGFARLRDTLPIEELVLVDPAADRLDLVGGLARRIFAKQGHPGRIVTTADLDSGVEGADAVLLQLRVGGQAARNQDETWPLECGCVGQETTGAGGLAKALRTVPVVLDIAERVRRTNPNAWLIDFTNPVGIVTRALLQAGHKAVGLCNVAIGFQRKFAKLLDVTPGDVHLEHVGLNHLTWETAVRLGGPEGENVLPRLLAEHGDAIAADLRLPRQILDRLGVVPSYYLRYFYAHDEVVRELRTKPSRASEVAAMESELLRMYGDPALDEKPELLAKRGGAFYSEAAVDLAAALLAGGGSPYQVVNTYNRGTLPFLPDDAVIEVQAAVGTKGATPLAVPELDPLYAGLTANVTAYEDLALEAALRGGRDRVYRALLAHPLIGQFEYAEQLTDQLIAHNREHLAWA, from the coding sequence ATGAAACTCGCCGTGGTGGGCGGAGGATCCACCTACACCCCCGAACTCATCGACGGATTCGCCCGGTTGAGGGACACGCTCCCCATCGAGGAGCTGGTGCTCGTCGACCCGGCGGCCGACCGCCTCGACCTGGTCGGCGGTCTGGCCCGGCGGATCTTCGCCAAGCAGGGCCACCCGGGCCGGATCGTCACCACCGCCGACCTGGACTCGGGCGTGGAGGGCGCCGACGCCGTGCTGCTCCAGCTGCGCGTCGGCGGTCAGGCCGCGCGCAACCAGGACGAGACGTGGCCGCTGGAGTGCGGCTGCGTCGGCCAGGAGACGACGGGCGCGGGCGGCCTCGCGAAGGCCCTGCGGACGGTGCCGGTGGTCCTGGACATCGCCGAACGCGTACGGCGTACGAATCCGAACGCCTGGCTGATCGACTTCACCAACCCGGTGGGCATCGTCACGCGGGCCCTCCTCCAGGCCGGGCACAAGGCGGTCGGCCTCTGCAACGTGGCGATCGGCTTCCAGCGGAAGTTCGCGAAACTGCTCGACGTGACCCCCGGTGACGTCCATCTGGAGCACGTGGGCCTGAACCACCTCACCTGGGAGACGGCGGTGCGCCTCGGCGGCCCCGAGGGCGAGAACGTGCTCCCCAGGCTGCTCGCCGAGCACGGCGACGCGATCGCGGCGGACCTGCGCCTTCCGCGCCAGATCCTCGACCGGCTCGGCGTCGTCCCCTCCTACTACCTGCGCTACTTCTACGCCCACGACGAGGTCGTACGCGAACTGCGCACCAAGCCGTCACGGGCCTCCGAAGTCGCCGCGATGGAGAGTGAATTGCTGAGGATGTACGGCGACCCGGCCCTCGACGAGAAGCCGGAGCTGCTCGCCAAGCGGGGCGGGGCCTTCTACTCGGAGGCCGCGGTCGACCTGGCGGCGGCGCTGCTCGCCGGCGGGGGCAGCCCCTACCAGGTGGTGAACACCTACAACCGCGGCACGCTGCCGTTCCTGCCGGACGACGCGGTCATCGAGGTGCAGGCAGCGGTCGGCACGAAGGGCGCCACGCCGCTCGCCGTGCCCGAACTCGATCCGCTGTACGCGGGGTTGACCGCCAACGTCACCGCGTACGAGGACCTGGCACTGGAGGCGGCTCTGCGGGGCGGCCGCGACCGTGTCTACCGCGCCCTGCTCGCCCACCCCCTGATCGGCCAGTTCGAGTACGCCGAGCAGCTCACCGATCAGCTGATCGCGCACAACCGGGAGCACCTCGCGTGGGCATGA
- a CDS encoding carbohydrate ABC transporter permease, with protein sequence MTQLLERKPELSEGAITPAARTARRKAFLHWIAVHTLGVTVALFFLLPFVFLFLTSLMNDQQTLTRDLIPDTWEWSNYSKVFDTPGFLTWWRNTLLYAGLGTLLTVVSSLPVAYALAKFRFRGRNLSLMLVISMMMLPPQVIIIPMYLFWAKQLDLSGTLWPLIIPMAFGDAFSIFLLRQFLMTIPNEYVDAAKVDGCGELRTLLRVVVPMAKPGIAAVALFQFFYAWNDYFGPQIYASENPGAWTLSYGLESFKGAHHTDWNLTMAATLLVMAPVILVFFFAQKAFVEGVTLTGVKG encoded by the coding sequence ATGACCCAACTACTGGAACGCAAACCTGAGTTGAGCGAAGGCGCCATCACTCCCGCCGCCCGCACCGCACGCCGCAAGGCGTTCCTGCACTGGATCGCCGTGCACACGCTCGGCGTCACCGTGGCGCTGTTCTTCCTGCTGCCGTTCGTCTTCCTCTTCCTCACCTCGCTGATGAACGACCAGCAGACGCTCACCCGCGATCTGATCCCGGACACCTGGGAGTGGTCGAACTACAGCAAGGTCTTCGACACCCCGGGCTTTCTGACCTGGTGGCGCAACACCTTGCTGTACGCGGGACTTGGCACCCTCCTGACGGTCGTGTCCTCGCTGCCCGTGGCGTACGCGCTCGCCAAGTTCCGCTTCAGGGGCCGCAATCTCTCCCTGATGCTGGTCATCTCGATGATGATGCTGCCGCCGCAGGTGATCATCATCCCGATGTATCTGTTCTGGGCGAAGCAGCTCGATCTGTCCGGCACGCTGTGGCCGCTGATCATCCCGATGGCGTTCGGCGACGCGTTCTCCATCTTCCTGTTGCGGCAGTTCCTGATGACCATCCCGAACGAGTACGTCGACGCCGCGAAGGTCGACGGCTGCGGCGAGCTCAGGACCCTGCTCAGGGTCGTCGTGCCGATGGCCAAGCCCGGCATCGCCGCCGTCGCCCTGTTCCAGTTCTTCTACGCCTGGAACGACTACTTCGGGCCGCAGATCTACGCGTCCGAGAACCCGGGCGCCTGGACCCTTTCGTACGGCCTCGAGTCGTTCAAGGGCGCGCACCACACGGATTGGAATCTGACCATGGCCGCGACCCTGCTGGTCATGGCCCCTGTGATCCTCGTGTTCTTCTTCGCACAGAAGGCGTTCGTCGAGGGTGTCACGCTGACCGGAGTGAAGGGCTGA
- a CDS encoding carbohydrate ABC transporter permease, whose protein sequence is MSTYTLRSKRRRSALRTAAFMSPWLIGFAVFFAYPLISTVYFSFMQYDGFKPPTWTGTDNWSYVFADYPMFWPALRNTLWLVVVMVSCRVVFGIGIGLLITKIKTGAGVFRTLFYLPYLAPPVAATMAFAFLLNPGTGPVNSLLGDLGLPTPGWFNDAAWSKPALTMLALWGIGDLMVIFMAALLDVPKEQYEAAELDGASSWQRFRFVTLPNISPIVMFAVVTGVIQTMQYYTQPLVAGKVASGVIGGSGQQFEPGYPDKSTLTLPQLVYNLGFQRFDYGSACVIALVLFALAMAFTALLMRRRGGLIQAGD, encoded by the coding sequence ATGAGTACCTATACGTTGCGCTCGAAGCGGCGTCGTTCGGCGCTGCGGACCGCCGCCTTCATGTCGCCCTGGTTGATCGGCTTCGCCGTCTTCTTCGCCTATCCGCTGATCTCGACCGTCTATTTCTCGTTCATGCAGTACGACGGCTTCAAGCCGCCGACCTGGACGGGGACGGACAACTGGTCTTATGTCTTCGCGGACTACCCGATGTTCTGGCCCGCGCTGCGCAACACGCTGTGGCTGGTCGTCGTCATGGTGTCCTGCCGGGTCGTCTTCGGCATCGGCATCGGGTTGCTCATCACCAAGATCAAGACCGGTGCGGGTGTCTTCCGGACCCTCTTCTATCTGCCCTATCTCGCGCCGCCGGTCGCCGCCACCATGGCGTTCGCGTTTCTGCTCAACCCCGGTACGGGGCCGGTCAATTCGCTGCTCGGCGACCTCGGCCTGCCCACCCCGGGCTGGTTCAACGACGCCGCCTGGTCCAAGCCCGCCCTGACGATGCTCGCCCTGTGGGGCATCGGCGACCTCATGGTCATCTTCATGGCCGCGCTGCTCGACGTGCCGAAGGAGCAGTACGAGGCCGCCGAGCTGGACGGCGCGTCCTCGTGGCAGCGGTTCCGCTTCGTGACGCTGCCGAACATCTCGCCGATCGTGATGTTCGCGGTGGTCACGGGCGTGATCCAGACCATGCAGTACTACACACAGCCCTTGGTCGCGGGGAAGGTCGCGTCCGGCGTGATCGGCGGCTCCGGGCAGCAGTTCGAGCCCGGCTACCCGGACAAGTCGACGCTGACCCTGCCGCAGCTCGTCTACAACCTCGGCTTCCAGCGCTTCGACTACGGCTCCGCCTGTGTGATCGCGCTCGTACTCTTCGCCCTGGCCATGGCGTTCACCGCGCTTCTGATGCGGCGGCGCGGCGGCCTCATCCAGGCAGGTGACTGA
- a CDS encoding N-acetylglucosamine kinase gives MSGSVSGSVLAIDAGNSKTDVALVAADGTVVAAARGGGFQPPAVGVETAVDVLESAVREVFAAAGAAGADHVSACLANADLPVEEEQLASALDARGWGASVAVRNDTFAILRAGVAEPRGVAVVCGAGINCVGMRPDGRTARFAAIGRISGDWGGGWGLAEEALWHAARAEDGRGGPTSLARTLPAHFGLPSMYALIEALHLSRIDELRRHELTPVLFATAVEGDAVARSIVDRLAEEVVAMAGVALARLGLLEEETPVLLGGSVLAAGHPQLDDAVRALLAARAPKAVPRVVSVRPVLGAALLGLDRVGASAGALERVRAHYEGGR, from the coding sequence ATGAGCGGTTCCGTATCCGGGTCGGTTCTCGCGATCGACGCGGGCAACAGCAAGACCGACGTCGCGCTGGTCGCCGCGGACGGCACCGTCGTCGCGGCGGCGCGCGGCGGCGGGTTCCAGCCGCCGGCGGTGGGCGTCGAGACGGCCGTGGACGTCCTGGAGTCGGCGGTGCGCGAGGTGTTCGCAGCCGCCGGGGCCGCCGGGGCCGACCATGTCTCTGCGTGCCTGGCCAACGCCGATCTCCCGGTGGAGGAGGAGCAGTTGGCGTCCGCCCTTGACGCGCGCGGCTGGGGCGCGAGCGTGGCGGTGCGCAACGACACCTTCGCGATCCTGCGGGCTGGGGTCGCCGAGCCGCGCGGGGTCGCCGTGGTGTGCGGGGCGGGCATCAACTGCGTGGGCATGCGCCCGGACGGCCGCACGGCCCGCTTCGCCGCGATCGGGCGGATCTCCGGTGACTGGGGCGGCGGCTGGGGCCTCGCGGAGGAGGCCCTGTGGCACGCGGCCCGCGCGGAGGACGGGCGCGGCGGCCCCACGTCTCTTGCGCGCACTCTTCCGGCGCACTTCGGACTGCCGTCCATGTACGCGTTGATCGAGGCGCTGCACCTGTCCCGGATCGACGAGCTGCGGCGGCATGAACTGACGCCGGTCCTCTTCGCCACGGCGGTCGAGGGGGACGCCGTGGCGCGGTCCATCGTGGACCGCCTCGCGGAGGAGGTGGTGGCGATGGCGGGCGTCGCCCTGGCCCGGCTCGGCCTCCTGGAGGAGGAGACGCCGGTGCTGCTCGGGGGGAGCGTGCTGGCTGCCGGCCACCCTCAACTGGACGACGCGGTCCGCGCGTTGCTGGCGGCACGCGCCCCGAAGGCGGTCCCTCGGGTGGTGTCCGTACGCCCCGTGCTGGGGGCGGCGCTGCTGGGGCTTGACCGTGTGGGGGCGTCGGCGGGGGCGTTGGAGCGGGTGCGAGCGCACTACGAGGGTGGCCGTTGA
- a CDS encoding ABC transporter substrate-binding protein, translating into MPENRRATAVALAATASIALLATTACTGQSSSGADDDASKETTINFWHGWSAPSEVKAVQANVDAFEKAHPNIHVKVVGNMNDDKINQALRAGGSKAPDVISSFTTNNVGKFCSSGAWVDLDPFFKKDEIDPEKTFPKTMNEYTQFEGNRCAAPLLGDAYGLYYNKDEFKKAGIKSPPKTWSEFTSVAKKLTKAKGDSYEQLGFMPNYHGYETKTEHYFGQWSPTYFDKDGKSNVAKDPAFADGFTYQKKLVEELGGYQKLEKYRSTFGDEWGAKHPFHTGQVAMQMDGEWRLGMAKEAKVGFDIGVAPLPVPDDQKETYGKGYVIGTIAGIAATSEKQNASWELVKFMTTNTDAVVDFANAIHNVPSTHDALKSPKLKYDPRFKTFLDIAENPDSTTTPASVNGGPYLVSIQNLGYDFEKGKQKDLKAGLEKTADEIDTDIEQAK; encoded by the coding sequence ATGCCCGAAAACCGCCGCGCGACCGCTGTCGCGCTCGCCGCGACCGCCTCCATAGCCCTGCTCGCGACCACCGCCTGTACGGGGCAGAGCAGTTCGGGTGCGGACGACGACGCTTCCAAAGAGACGACAATCAACTTCTGGCACGGCTGGAGCGCGCCGTCCGAGGTGAAGGCCGTCCAGGCGAATGTCGACGCCTTCGAGAAGGCGCACCCCAACATTCACGTCAAGGTCGTCGGGAACATGAACGACGACAAGATCAATCAGGCGTTGCGTGCGGGTGGTTCGAAGGCCCCGGACGTCATCTCCTCCTTCACCACCAACAACGTCGGCAAGTTCTGTTCATCGGGTGCTTGGGTCGATCTCGATCCCTTCTTCAAGAAGGATGAGATCGATCCGGAGAAGACCTTCCCGAAGACCATGAACGAGTACACGCAGTTCGAGGGCAACCGCTGCGCCGCACCGCTCCTCGGTGACGCGTACGGCCTCTACTACAACAAGGACGAGTTCAAGAAGGCCGGCATCAAGAGCCCGCCGAAGACCTGGTCCGAATTCACCTCCGTCGCCAAGAAGTTGACCAAGGCGAAGGGCGACTCGTACGAGCAGCTCGGGTTCATGCCGAACTATCACGGCTACGAGACGAAGACCGAGCACTACTTCGGGCAGTGGTCCCCCACGTACTTCGACAAGGACGGCAAGTCGAACGTCGCCAAGGACCCGGCCTTCGCGGATGGATTCACGTATCAGAAAAAGCTCGTCGAAGAACTCGGCGGCTATCAGAAGCTGGAGAAGTACCGGTCGACGTTCGGTGACGAGTGGGGTGCCAAGCACCCCTTCCACACCGGGCAGGTCGCGATGCAGATGGACGGCGAGTGGCGGCTCGGCATGGCGAAGGAGGCCAAGGTCGGATTCGACATCGGCGTCGCACCGCTGCCCGTTCCCGACGACCAGAAGGAGACGTACGGCAAGGGCTATGTCATCGGAACCATCGCCGGTATCGCCGCCACCAGCGAGAAGCAGAACGCCTCGTGGGAGCTGGTCAAATTCATGACCACGAACACGGACGCCGTCGTGGACTTCGCCAACGCCATCCACAACGTGCCGTCCACGCACGACGCCCTGAAGTCGCCGAAGCTGAAGTACGACCCGCGCTTCAAGACGTTCTTGGACATCGCCGAGAACCCGGACTCGACGACGACTCCCGCGTCGGTCAACGGTGGGCCCTACCTCGTCTCCATCCAGAATCTCGGCTACGACTTCGAGAAGGGCAAGCAGAAGGATCTGAAGGCCGGTCTGGAGAAGACCGCCGACGAGATCGACACGGACATCGAGCAGGCGAAGTAG
- a CDS encoding ROK family transcriptional regulator, with the protein MGGSTESSARGATGAGSTPGTPRVLRAMNDRAALDLLLAHGPLSRTKIGKLTGLSKPTASQLLARLEAAGLVKATGTTEGRPGPNAQLYGVNPTAAYAAGLDVNPDRIRAAVADVTGKTVGEFRLPTPGRRAEPVVRQVTEALDGAVKAAGLARSDVHRLVIGTPGAFDPNTGRLRYASHLPGWHFATLLDELAAALPMPVEYENDVNLAAIAEQRLGAAREHEDFVLLWNQEGLGAALVIGGRLHRGWTGGAGEIGFLPVPGAPLVRQVTRANSGGYQELAGSQVIPKLARDLGISPIPHGPYADVAAALLAQAAAVDDGPHRQLLETYATGLATGLASLIAVFDPELVVLSGSLHTAGGEPLRQLIQAELDELAVSRPRLVVGEVAEHPVLRGALESALAATRDEVFDTSR; encoded by the coding sequence ATGGGTGGCTCGACCGAGAGTTCGGCCCGCGGCGCGACCGGCGCCGGGTCCACACCCGGCACCCCGCGGGTCCTGCGCGCCATGAACGACCGCGCCGCCCTCGACCTGCTGCTCGCGCACGGCCCCCTGTCACGAACGAAGATCGGCAAGCTCACCGGGCTCTCCAAGCCCACGGCTTCCCAGCTCCTCGCCCGCCTCGAAGCGGCCGGGCTGGTGAAGGCCACAGGGACGACCGAGGGCCGGCCCGGGCCCAACGCCCAGTTGTACGGCGTCAATCCGACCGCCGCCTACGCCGCCGGACTCGACGTCAACCCCGACCGCATCCGCGCCGCCGTCGCCGACGTCACGGGCAAGACCGTCGGCGAGTTCCGGCTCCCGACGCCCGGCCGCCGCGCCGAGCCCGTCGTACGCCAGGTGACCGAGGCCCTCGACGGCGCGGTGAAGGCCGCCGGGCTCGCCCGTTCCGACGTGCACCGGCTCGTCATCGGCACCCCCGGCGCCTTCGACCCCAACACCGGTCGCCTCCGGTACGCCTCCCACCTGCCCGGCTGGCACTTCGCCACCCTGCTCGACGAGCTCGCGGCCGCGCTGCCGATGCCCGTCGAGTACGAGAACGACGTGAACCTCGCCGCGATCGCCGAGCAGCGGCTCGGAGCGGCGAGAGAGCATGAAGACTTCGTGTTGCTGTGGAATCAGGAAGGGCTCGGCGCCGCCCTCGTCATCGGGGGGCGGCTGCACCGCGGCTGGACCGGCGGCGCGGGCGAGATCGGCTTCCTGCCCGTCCCCGGCGCCCCTCTCGTACGCCAGGTCACCAGGGCCAACAGCGGTGGCTATCAAGAGCTTGCGGGGTCGCAGGTCATCCCGAAGCTCGCCCGCGACCTCGGGATCTCGCCCATCCCCCACGGTCCGTACGCCGATGTCGCCGCCGCCCTCCTCGCGCAGGCCGCCGCCGTCGACGACGGGCCCCACCGGCAGCTCCTGGAGACGTACGCGACCGGCCTCGCCACCGGCCTCGCCTCACTCATCGCCGTATTCGACCCCGAACTCGTCGTGCTCAGCGGCTCGTTGCACACCGCGGGCGGCGAGCCGCTGCGTCAGCTGATCCAGGCCGAGCTCGACGAGCTGGCCGTCTCACGTCCCCGTCTCGTCGTCGGGGAAGTCGCCGAACACCCCGTGCTGCGCGGCGCGTTGGAGAGCGCGCTCGCCGCCACCCGCGACGAGGTCTTCGACACCTCGCGCTGA